DNA from Brassica napus cultivar Da-Ae chromosome C4, Da-Ae, whole genome shotgun sequence:
cataccagctgcaaatgcaccaataagaCTTGATGTCCGTGATGGACATAATCAGGCTGCTACTACGTCTAAACCACaattgaaacgtggtagaccagtaGGTTCCAAAGACAAAGAAGTTCGGAAAAGAAAGAGTGCAAAGAAATCCGACAAAGTGGAAACTCTAGACATGGAAAAGGAAACTCATGTACCACCAAAAGATACTTGGGACGCTAAGAATCAAGGTAATGAAGTTCCTgacaataatgagatctcaataaattatgtcatgtctggaaggaaatggaacagaaaacatGTCGACATGAGTGATATATTTGCTTATAATGTAGCAGTCGAATTGATGGATAataaggatctagaacccacatcTATACTAGAATGTATGCAACGACCAGATTGGttgaaatggaaagaagccattaatgtggagttagaatcactgAAAAAGAGAGGAGTGTTTGGACAGATCATCCGGACACCTCACAACataaaaccagtgggatacaaatgggtttttgtgagaaaaagaaatgagaaaggagaagttgtgagatataaagcacgacttgttgcacaaggattctcacaaagaccaggaatagattatgaggaaacttattcccctgtggtggatgctacgacCTTAAGATTTCTAATAAGTCTGGCTGTAAGAGAAGGTCTtgatatgcggttaatggatgttgtaactgcctacttatatggtccactggataatgagatatacatgaaaattccagatggtattgaattgaaaaacaaagagagttctcgagaacaacattgtatcagattgaacaagtctctttatggattaaagcaatcaggtcgaatgtggtacaatagactgtCCGAATATCTCCAGAAAGAAGGATACAAAAACGACCAGATCTGCCCATGcatattcataaagaagttcaataagggttttgtaatcattgcagtatatgtagatgatttaaatatcctaggaacctctggagaaatttcccaaactgttgaatatctcaagaaagaattcgagatgaaagatcttggaaaaacaaagttttgtttgggattgcaacttgagtatatgaaagatggaattctTGTGCATcaaaggcatatacagaaaaagtactcaaaagatttaatatggaccagtttCACCCATTGactagccccatggtcgtgagaagTCTTGGTCCGGACACTGACCCATttggtccgaagaagaaaaatgaggaagtccttggtcccgaagtgccttatctcagtgccataggagctctgATGTATTTAGCTGGCcacacacgaccagacatcAGCTTTGCTGTGAACTTACTTTCTAGGTTCAGCtcctgtccgacccaaaggcactggaacgggattaaacatatacttcgttacctacaaggaacgaaagacttgggtcttaTGTTTACTAACAAATCTAAGGAAGATTTAGTtggttttgctgatgcaggttatctctCTGATCCACATTATGCTAGATCTCAGACTGGTTATGTTTTTACACACGGTGGGACAGCTATATCCTGGCGGTCCATGAAGCAGACCATGGCAGCCACATCCTCTAACCACGCAGAAATATTAGCCATGCATGAAGCCAGCCGTGAGAGTGTATGGATGAGATCCATGACACAGCATATTCGTACCACTTGTGGTATGATCAAAGGAAAGGATCCACCGACCATCCTATACGAGGATAACACAGCATGCATCGCACAGCTTAAGGATGGATACATTAAAGGAGATAGGACGAAACATATTCttcctaagttcttctttacacACGAGCTTCAGAAGGCAGGAGAGGTCCAAGTATTGCAAGTCCGTTCGAGTGAGaattcagccgacctcttcaccaagtcactaccaacctcaacgttcaagaagctcaTATGGAAGATAGGCATGCGTCGACTGAAGTATCTTCGGTGATgcattcatcagggggagttcatgtgttgtactctttttcctgtcttgttttctcttttaccacattgggttttggatttgtcaagagaggttttaatgaggcaacatccaaagcatgAATGAACCTtgaccggatgtgtcgatcaagggggagtgttataaaccatttagtgatcgacctatttatcagcccgtgtagcgagacgggccaagcccatccgcaggatcatactggcgcctatctactcttgtgtttctctacattatagttggtgtttatcttacgtattgctagtcattatctagttaaAGATAAGTACGATATCATGTCGATCCAGTACTTAGACcgtcattaccatatgtatataaagaccagttggtcgacctaataatacacacaagttCCGCTCTTCATTCACAACAGATCTTCGTTATAGTAGTTATCAGAGATTGTTTGACGGGTactaaagaaatttttttgaaataatttttttaagaacagaTTTAACCAAAGAAAAAGATCTACTTTTATATGAATAACTTTTATCTTATATGCAATGAGTGATTGTAGTTAGTTGTGATACAAGAAAACATTTTGATTGTTAAAAAGCacataacaaaattattatgGTATCAATGTATTGGCAAAATCCAACTTATTTTTAGTATAaatttcatcattttttttgaagttgTATATGTCAGATCATATTCCTtaagatgatttttttaaaaaaaatattagaaattaagataatatagtttaacatgataaaaatacttaaatagtAAAAAGAGTTGAAAATACAAagttgaaattaaaaataaatcaaaatttgtcACGTTGTAAGTGAAACAAAGTTATACGAAAATGAAAATTAGGTGAGATCGATGACAGCTAAACGACTTTAATGATAGTTTATTTGCCCCAACGATAAGATAAATAACATACCATGAGTTCATTTTCCACATACGGTAAAGAGAGAAAGTAAGGAGTAGCGAGAGCAGAGAAAATGGCATTCGCAACGAAATCAGTTTCTTCTTTCGCCATCATTTTCATCCTCGTTTTGGTTATCTTTGGTAAACTAACTGATTTGTTAAACTTATGTGATTCATATGATCCAGAGAGCAcgttttattataatatatactatttgaattctttttcaacatatatatatacacaatctAATTTCTGTTTTCTTAAATACTCTTTCTATATATAATGTGCAGAAGTGCCGGAGATAGAATCGCATGATGATGAGTGCCTGATAGAATACGGCGGCGATGTGGGTCTCAGCTTCTGTCTGCCTGAGATATTTCCGTCGTTTTGTTATTCAAGATGCCGTAAGGACAAGGGCGCACTAGGTGGAACATGCATTTGGGGAGAGGACGGTACTGTTGATGTTAAATGCTTATGCGACTACTGCAGCGACATTCCTAATGACAAGATTCTAAGTGGTGGTATTTGAATCCTGCATGTGTCATCATGGTTTGTGTAATAATATATGTGGAAAAGATCCAAGTACCAATGTAAATGACGAACATGTGAAATAAAAAGCCTGAAGTAATGAGGCTCCCATGGTTTGAAGATATGGATATCTGAAgctcacaagaaaaaaaaaatcaacacttGTTTTAAAATCTTTCATTTAGCATCCACGTATAGTAGCCTAGTAGGTTTGTGATTGTATCTGCCTGCCGTTTGATTAATTTACGGTTAATTCAATGATCAGAAATCAAGCCTGTGACATAGTTGATAGGCGCCTCAACCATGTCAAAACATAAACTTATTGTTATCAACCATGTCACAGGCCCTGATTTCTGATCATTGAATTAACCGTAAATTAATCAAACGGCAGGCAGATACACATACCTACTAGACTACTATACGTGGATGCTAAATGAAAGATTTTAAAACAAGTTTATGTTTTGATAACAATAAGTTTATGTTTTGACAACATAAGATTGtcatattattgtttttatCAGTATATTTTAAACCGTTTCtacattatataattattaacaatgataataaaaagaaatttatttaatggtagtatatttttatttatgacaAACAGAGATACTCCTATATGGATGCAGACCGGCCTTTGAAAGTGCACTGAGGGTGAGTGCGAATGTGTGACAATGTGGTGGATGCCATTCATACCTTGAGAGCAGCGGTCCAAGTTGGTGGATAGGAGTAGACAAATGATCCTACGTACTAAGTATATGCAACTCCTAATTACTCACATAGAGATGCATCATAGTCGGTGTAGGAGAAGAAAATAACAAACTTCAAATCGCATAAGCAAAAGACCCATCGAGTTAAGTTAAAAGTGGTTCATCAGAACAGATGAATATTGATCATGCAGTTAAATTTCTGCATCAGAGCTTCGTAATAAGTAAAAACAAGCTGGCTCGGCAGTCGGCTCCTGGTTAGGGGTAGGAAGTAGAGTTtgcaccaatttttttttaaatcggacCGAAAGATGAACCGGATAACTTTTGAATTACGGTTTAATATGGTTCGACAGGGTCAAACTTGGTTCAGtaatttagtttaataattttttagtgtataaatttaaaagtattattagtaaatatgatacatgattaaaatataaatgaatttaaaacataaaacattataaatataaactacttttatgtttatatggatggtttatagatttttgatataaaacaaaatgtAAGCCCTAGTAaaaattgtttctttcttttctttttgttttagtttttagattcaTAGCAATTTTTAACCTTTGTTTTGCTTAttgaataaccaaaaaaatatctggAAGATTTTTGAGATCCAATTCGGTTACGTgaccggttcatggtcgaaccaattaTCAGACCCAACCCGGTTATGTAACCGATTCATGGTCGAACCTGGTTCAACCATCAggtcggtccggttttaaaaacactggttTGCACCTGGTGGAGTAGTTCCTGGTTCGGTTCTTGATTTAACTCGGGTTTGTCCAATTCGGTTTCCATCTTTAGCATGTATTGGGCTTTTAAATTAATACTGGGTTTGGCCTAGAGTCATGATTTCTTTCAAGAAAATCTTTCATATtacaaacaaatcaattttatcacgTTTTTCAGGCATatgaaaaactcaaaaaaagtagttaaaactcatttaaaatagGGAAATTGGGGGCTAAATAACTTTGATGATTACTTTTTGCCCAACCACAAAGATAAATAGCACGCCCGGATTCATCTTACACACACATTAGCTCCATAGTTCAATAGAGAGAGTAAAGAGCAGACATAGGAAGAGATAAAATGGCCATGGCAACAAAATCAGTTTCTTACTTCACCCTCATTTTCATCCtcgttttggttttttttttttggtaaagtaACTAACAcgggttttattttatttttatttttttgcttaaaaacaCCGTTTTTATTTCacatatttattaaactttGTGTGGTTCTTTAGGATCTAGAGAGTATTTATCTCAATGATTGCATTGCAGCACGTTTtatcatatacatatatgattTCAGTTTTCTCAAATATTCTCTATGTATGAACTGAGCAGAAGCGCCGGAAATAGAAGCGCAGGATAGCGAGTGCCTTAAAGAATACGGCGGGAATGTGGGTTTCGGCTTCTGTGCGCCTCAGACATTTCCGACGATTTGTTATATAAGATGCCGTGAGGACAAGGACGCGAAAGGTGGAAGATGCATTACGGGAGATGCCGGtgcttttgattttaaatgcTTATGTGACTACTGCAGTGACAAACCTAATGACCAGATTCTACATGGTGTCATCTGAGTCCTACATGTGTGATGGTTTGTGTAATAATAAGTGTTCTAAGTGATAATGTAATAGTAAGGAATATGTGAAATAAAAAGCTGAAAGTATCTGAGGTTCACATGGTTTGATTTTAGATATGGGCTTTGTGGTAGAGAGGCGAAGAGAGTAATTATTAACTTTCATACACAGACCACCCGTTCTGATATTTCTTATCAGAATGATTTATTTGGGTTACAACTTGCAACTAAGCTAAATAATCGCTACACGATTTAGCTGCAGTTCAAAGTTTCAGTCTTGTGTTAAAATTGCGTGTgtctgtttgtgtgtgtgtcaTCGTCGACATGTTCATGTGTGGTATTAAAACGAGTTCACTTCTTCAGTTTGCAAACTTACCTATTTTGTGATTTCTTCGGTTGTGCTTAACAGTAAATCGAATTGAAGCTAAGCGTGACATCTTATGAATATTCATGCATTTAAATGTAAACACAGAGATATACATCCAATGTGGGTTGGTGATAAGTTCACAATAATGGAACCTCTGTTCTAAAATCCAATGTGCCTATGCATAAATGGAAATCGTTTCATGATTACATTATTACAATAACATTACTATACTAGTACGATACTTTCTCTTCTGTGATCTCTTTATTCTTATATTGCCAACATTGGCTGTTTCAGATGGATAGAGAGAAACCTTAACAATTGAGGTTTTCTCCAGGTAGAACGTCAAGCTTGGTACAATAGTCTTGAAAGTACTTAACCCTGTTAGCAGCTGTGTCACTAGGAACTCCTCCTCCG
Protein-coding regions in this window:
- the LOC106396330 gene encoding defensin-like protein 2; its protein translation is MAFATKSVSSFAIIFILVLVIFEVPEIESHDDECLIEYGGDVGLSFCLPEIFPSFCYSRCRKDKGALGGTCIWGEDGTVDVKCLCDYCSDIPNDKILSGGI
- the LOC106396329 gene encoding defensin-like protein 2, producing MAMATKSVSYFTLIFILVLVFFFEAPEIEAQDSECLKEYGGNVGFGFCAPQTFPTICYIRCREDKDAKGGRCITGDAGAFDFKCLCDYCSDKPNDQILHGVI